ACCTGCGGCGGACTGTGTGAGACGCCGCCGCCAGTGCAGCAGGGGCTCTTCGACGTTGCTGAACGCGGCGCGCTGGAGCCCGCCGCCGAGGAGCGCGCCGAGCTGGCCGCCGCCGTCGATAAGATCCGCGAGCGCTACGGCTTCGATTCACTCCGCCGGGCGACGACGCTTGTCGCAAAAGACCGCCCCACCCAGGACAACCTCACCGGCAAGGGCAGCCTGCGCGAAGAGATGCCCGCCGGCTTCCGCGGCGCGCTTCGGGATTCGAAGTAGGAATTTTGCCGCGGATGAACGCGGATAATTTCAGGATTGTAGGGGCGGGGTCTACCCGCCCGGCTTGTCTGGCAATGCAGTGAAACGCAGAAGGGCGGGTAGACCCCGCCCCTACATCAAACCACATCCGCGTTTATCCGCGGCCAATAACTTTTCTTATCTGGGCAGCAGCGGGATGACGACGTAGAAGGTCGAGCCCTCGTCGGGCCGGCTGGCGACGCCGATCTTGCCGCCGTGGGCTTCGACGATGCGGCGGGAAATGGACAGTCCAAGGCCCACGCCCTCGAAGCGGCGGTTGACGGCACCGTCGACCTGGTAGAAATCCTGAAAGATCGATTCGGCCACTTCGGGCGCGATGCCGATTCCGGTGTCGGAAACGCTGAGCGCCACGTAGCGGCGTGAGGGATCGAGATCGGCGAGGCCTGCCTCGGAGAGCTCGATTCCCGGCATGTCGCCGTCGAAGGCGCGGGCGCTGAGTTTTACGGTGCCGCCCTTGGGCGTGAACTTGATCGCGTTGTCGAGCAGGTGTTCGAGCACTTCGCACAGGCGCTGGCGATCGGCGACGAGCTCCACCCGTTCGACCGGCCCCTCCATCAGCACTTCAACCCCGCGCGCCTGGGCGTCGGCGCGGCGGGCATCGGCAACTTCCTTGAGCAGCGGCTCCACCGACCACGAAGTGTGGTGGAAGGTGATGCGCCCGGCTTCAAGCCCGGCGAAGGCCAGCAGATTCTCGATGAGCATTTTGAGCCGCTCGTAGGCCTTCGTGATGGCCGAGACGGCCGACTGTTGCTCCCCGGTGAGGGGGCCGAAGTCGCCGGTGCTCAAGCATTCGAGATACCCGCGCATCGGCGTGAGCGGCGTGCGCAGCTCGTGGGAGAGGTTGCGCAGGAACTCGTCCTTGAGCCGGTCCATTTCCTTGAGCCGGCTGTTGGCGGTCTGCAGGGC
This sequence is a window from Chrysiogenia bacterium. Protein-coding genes within it:
- a CDS encoding hybrid sensor histidine kinase/response regulator yields the protein MSTQTDHPRILYIEDNDDNRMLVRKLLEREGFEVLEALDGLSGIEAAQREKPDLILMDLNLPFMGGNEAATRLKSTPALADTPVVAISANVLKGDKERSLAAGCDGFIEKPIDVETFPDEVRKFLGGHRESLAESANEPEYLRQYTRELVDHLERELSALQTANSRLKEMDRLKDEFLRNLSHELRTPLTPMRGYLECLSTGDFGPLTGEQQSAVSAITKAYERLKMLIENLLAFAGLEAGRITFHHTSWSVEPLLKEVADARRADAQARGVEVLMEGPVERVELVADRQRLCEVLEHLLDNAIKFTPKGGTVKLSARAFDGDMPGIELSEAGLADLDPSRRYVALSVSDTGIGIAPEVAESIFQDFYQVDGAVNRRFEGVGLGLSISRRIVEAHGGKIGVASRPDEGSTFYVVIPLLPR